A portion of the Labilithrix sp. genome contains these proteins:
- a CDS encoding ferritin-like domain-containing protein: protein MRSSRIPLLVLAHLGVGGAFASCASQGPVVEAEVIPIGSVTPTSTTTEGPFILGHEPGPVGSTLAPISSAASSAAASSRPSPSGMTSFRPPPRPVLSIGRPPPPSRPPPTPRGNVRVIKGRPLVVEGVTYVAPHAALGDDETAALVRAAHDEHASIAAFARTVCELMALGAPLALVHETQAALADEIRHTEMTLALLERAGRPLRIAALEAATLPLRRDVADFFRDVLRGGAVGETLAAADADERREHARDPELAAYYATIADDEARHAALAYKTLRWLLDAHPTLAATLTEERARLNADEHLLTAPLFDAIAP, encoded by the coding sequence ATGCGCTCGTCGCGGATCCCGCTCCTCGTCCTCGCTCACCTCGGAGTGGGCGGGGCGTTCGCTTCGTGCGCGTCGCAAGGACCGGTCGTCGAGGCGGAGGTGATCCCGATCGGCAGCGTCACGCCGACGAGCACGACGACGGAGGGCCCGTTCATCCTCGGGCACGAGCCCGGCCCGGTCGGGTCCACGCTCGCGCCGATCTCCTCGGCGGCGTCGTCGGCGGCGGCATCGTCGAGGCCGTCGCCATCCGGCATGACGAGCTTCCGGCCGCCGCCGCGCCCGGTCCTCTCGATCGGCCGCCCGCCGCCGCCTTCGCGTCCGCCGCCCACGCCGCGCGGGAACGTGCGCGTGATCAAGGGCCGCCCGCTCGTGGTCGAGGGCGTCACGTACGTCGCCCCGCACGCGGCGCTCGGGGACGACGAGACCGCCGCGCTCGTTCGCGCCGCGCACGACGAGCACGCGAGCATCGCCGCGTTCGCGCGCACCGTCTGCGAGCTGATGGCGCTCGGCGCGCCGCTCGCGCTCGTCCACGAGACGCAAGCCGCGCTCGCGGACGAGATCCGTCACACCGAGATGACGCTCGCGCTCCTCGAGCGGGCCGGTCGTCCGCTCCGCATCGCCGCGCTCGAAGCCGCGACGCTCCCGCTCCGCCGCGACGTCGCCGATTTCTTCCGCGACGTCCTCCGCGGCGGCGCGGTCGGCGAGACGCTCGCCGCCGCCGACGCCGACGAGCGCCGCGAGCACGCGCGCGACCCCGAGCTCGCCGCGTACTACGCGACGATCGCAGACGACGAAGCCCGCCACGCCGCCCTCGCCTACAAGACGCTGCGCTGGCTCCTCGACGCCCACCCCACCCTCGCAGCCACGCTCACAGAGGAACGCGCCCGCCTCAACGCCGACGAGCACCTCCTCACCGCCCCCCTCTTCGACGCCATCGCCCCATAG
- a CDS encoding acyl-CoA carboxylase subunit beta — protein sequence MRELVADLEARRAQIREMGGAEKVKKQHERGKLTARERVAALFDDGVYFEVGAHGTQMGLAAGPDGKDKPPADAVVCAFGKVDGRMVCCAAYDFTVKGGTVSYTGEEKVTRLRSMSLKGRWPMVWFIDSGGARIDPGSNHPDMISLFAGSGHLFREQVHMSGVVPQVAAMVGPGAAGTAYIPGLADFVPMVKNVGSLALAGPPLVKAVTGQDITEQELGGSKVHSETSGVGDGEYESDADAIAATKKYLSFMPSSCDELPPELPVTDPIDRREESLLDLLPDSARKPYDMYKLIRAIVDHGEILDIKPRFARSIITCLARIGGKSVGIVANQPNWLGGILENDSADKAARFMQICDAFNVPLVFLQDVPGFMVGSKVEHAGIIRHGAKMLHVMSAATVPKITCVVRKAYGAGYYVMCGRAYEPDLLLSWPTGEISVMGAEGMVGIAARKLFPNGDAPPEAKAAIVEQIRKNIDIYKVAGWALVDEVIDPRDTRKAIAWGLELSRHKKVERAHKKRGIIPV from the coding sequence ATGCGAGAGCTCGTCGCCGATCTCGAGGCCCGCCGCGCGCAGATCCGCGAGATGGGCGGGGCGGAGAAGGTCAAGAAGCAACACGAGCGCGGAAAGCTCACCGCGCGCGAGCGCGTCGCGGCGCTCTTCGACGACGGCGTCTACTTCGAGGTCGGCGCGCACGGCACGCAGATGGGCCTCGCCGCCGGGCCCGACGGCAAGGACAAGCCGCCCGCCGACGCGGTCGTCTGCGCGTTCGGCAAGGTCGACGGGCGCATGGTGTGCTGCGCCGCCTACGACTTCACGGTGAAGGGCGGCACCGTGAGCTACACCGGCGAAGAGAAGGTCACGCGCCTCCGCTCGATGAGCCTCAAGGGCCGCTGGCCGATGGTGTGGTTCATCGACTCGGGCGGCGCGCGCATCGATCCGGGCTCGAACCACCCCGACATGATCTCGCTCTTCGCCGGCTCGGGGCACCTGTTCCGCGAGCAGGTCCACATGAGCGGCGTCGTCCCGCAGGTCGCGGCAATGGTCGGCCCCGGCGCGGCCGGCACGGCGTACATCCCCGGCCTCGCCGACTTCGTGCCGATGGTGAAGAACGTCGGCTCCCTCGCGCTCGCGGGACCGCCGCTCGTGAAGGCGGTGACGGGGCAGGACATCACCGAGCAGGAGCTCGGCGGCTCGAAGGTGCACTCCGAGACGAGCGGCGTCGGCGACGGCGAATACGAGAGCGACGCCGACGCGATCGCGGCGACGAAGAAGTACCTCTCCTTCATGCCGTCGTCCTGCGACGAGCTCCCGCCCGAGCTGCCGGTGACGGACCCGATCGATCGACGCGAGGAGTCGCTCCTCGATCTGCTCCCCGACTCCGCGCGGAAGCCGTACGACATGTACAAGCTGATCCGCGCCATCGTCGATCACGGCGAGATCCTCGACATCAAGCCGCGGTTCGCGCGCAGCATCATCACCTGTCTCGCGCGCATCGGCGGCAAGAGCGTCGGCATCGTCGCGAACCAGCCGAACTGGCTCGGCGGCATCCTCGAGAACGACTCCGCCGACAAGGCCGCGCGCTTCATGCAGATCTGCGACGCGTTCAACGTGCCGCTCGTGTTCCTCCAGGACGTGCCCGGCTTCATGGTCGGCTCGAAGGTGGAGCACGCCGGCATCATCCGCCACGGCGCGAAGATGCTGCACGTGATGAGCGCCGCGACGGTGCCGAAGATCACCTGCGTCGTGCGCAAGGCCTACGGCGCGGGCTACTACGTGATGTGCGGGCGCGCGTACGAGCCGGACCTCTTGCTCTCGTGGCCCACCGGCGAGATCTCGGTGATGGGCGCGGAGGGCATGGTCGGCATCGCCGCGCGCAAGCTGTTCCCGAACGGCGACGCGCCGCCGGAGGCGAAGGCCGCGATCGTCGAGCAGATCAGGAAGAACATCGACATCTACAAGGTCGCGGGCTGGGCCCTCGTCGACGAGGTCATCGACCCGCGCGACACGCGCAAGGCGATCGCGTGGGGCCTCGAGCTCTCCCGCCACAAGAAGGTCGAGCGCGCGCACAAGAAGCGCGGCATCATCCCGGTCTGA
- a CDS encoding LamG domain-containing protein: MSRRGWIAALLALALACGACSLATSLDGLSGGDANANAAPGDDAGATATPPATDGGEPPPDAGDDPLDPYGREVSADAPSSWWRFEEEAGASTVADARGGHAGTPSQEMVLGVPGAIGKGARFAPWGGLDVGDVYDFAGASSFTLEVWAADEPNGKDRWIFSKRDEDVDPFQGWIMYARGSDSHVHFEFWGQGVDLSTQTRDRLASGFVHLVLTVAAEPSGRAVSTMYVDGVPQGGGTIDPKIDAPNTGEHLTIGASFTGVLDEVAIYERALPRERIVAHFEAGRASAGR, encoded by the coding sequence ATGTCGAGACGGGGTTGGATCGCCGCGCTCCTCGCGCTCGCCCTCGCCTGCGGCGCGTGCTCGCTCGCGACGAGCCTCGACGGACTGAGCGGCGGCGACGCGAACGCGAACGCCGCGCCGGGCGACGACGCCGGCGCGACGGCGACGCCGCCCGCGACCGACGGCGGCGAGCCTCCGCCGGACGCCGGCGACGACCCGCTCGACCCGTACGGTCGCGAGGTGAGCGCCGACGCTCCGTCGTCGTGGTGGCGCTTCGAGGAAGAAGCCGGCGCGAGCACCGTCGCCGACGCGCGCGGCGGCCACGCGGGGACGCCGAGCCAGGAGATGGTCCTCGGCGTCCCCGGCGCGATCGGCAAGGGCGCGCGCTTCGCTCCGTGGGGCGGCCTCGACGTCGGCGACGTCTACGACTTCGCCGGCGCGAGCAGCTTCACGCTGGAGGTCTGGGCGGCGGACGAGCCCAACGGCAAGGACCGCTGGATCTTCTCGAAGCGCGACGAGGACGTCGACCCCTTCCAGGGTTGGATCATGTACGCGCGCGGCTCGGACAGCCACGTCCACTTCGAGTTCTGGGGCCAGGGCGTCGACCTCAGCACGCAGACGAGGGACCGGCTCGCGAGCGGCTTCGTCCACCTCGTGCTGACGGTCGCGGCGGAGCCGAGCGGACGCGCCGTCTCGACGATGTACGTCGACGGCGTGCCGCAAGGCGGCGGCACGATCGATCCGAAGATCGATGCCCCGAACACCGGCGAGCACCTCACGATCGGCGCCTCGTTCACCGGCGTCCTCGACGAGGTCGCGATCTACGAGAGGGCCCTCCCGCGCGAGCGCATCGTCGCTCACTTCGAAGCGGGTCGCGCGTCCGCCGGCCGCTGA
- a CDS encoding glutamine--tRNA ligase/YqeY domain fusion protein has product MEGEAKDFIREMIRADVAAGKHGGKVVTRFPPEPNGWLHIGHAKAICIDFGVAQEFGGRCHLRMDDTNPTTEDMDYVRAIQRDVKWLGFDWGEHMYYASDYFARFYELGRLLIERGRAYVCDLSEEEFSKSYRGTITEPGKVSPFASRSVEENLDLFRRMKEGEFKDGERVLRARIDMASPNMKMRDPPLVRIKHAHHFRTGDAWCIYPLYDYAHCLEDSFEGVTHSLCTLEFESARELYDWVIQATEVPHVPKQTEFARLNITYTVMSKRKLLQLVEQKHVSGWDDPRMPTIAGLRRRGVTPEALRTFCARIGVAKNISTVDIALLEHTIREDLDRRSPRVMAVLNPVELVVDTWAGDTTDELEAGYWPAGTEPAAGAARTGSRTLPFSRVLYVERDDFAEDPPKGWHRLAIGKKVRLRHGYIVTCTSVEKDAAGNVVRIHCAHDPDTRGGTARAGEKVDGTIHWVSASHAVDVDARIYDRLFTVENPGDGDADFVTQLNPRSLTVVKAKAEPSLATARAGEHYQLERVGFFVVDEDTAQGPVALNRTVALKDSWQKVVAAASAPSGRPAAAAPAAGAPRAPKESKVAELSPEAIALRDAHGLAPDIARAIAGEPALASMFLAVVATAEGKAAAKPIATMLANDVLGELRARKLDAVPFGPAAALELAALLKEGIISSAQTKEVLAVLFVTPDKTPRAVVAEKGLAQIANADALLPVVDEVLAANADAVGRYKAGNANVVGALVGMVMKKSGGRANAKLVKELLEQRLA; this is encoded by the coding sequence ATGGAAGGCGAAGCGAAGGACTTCATCCGAGAGATGATTCGCGCCGACGTGGCGGCGGGGAAACACGGCGGAAAGGTCGTGACGCGGTTCCCGCCCGAGCCGAACGGCTGGCTCCACATCGGCCACGCGAAGGCGATCTGCATCGACTTCGGCGTCGCGCAGGAGTTCGGCGGCCGCTGCCACCTCCGCATGGACGACACGAACCCCACGACCGAGGACATGGACTACGTCCGCGCCATCCAGCGCGACGTGAAGTGGCTCGGCTTCGACTGGGGCGAGCACATGTACTATGCATCCGATTACTTCGCGCGCTTCTACGAGCTCGGCCGGCTCCTCATCGAGCGCGGCCGCGCGTACGTGTGCGACCTCTCGGAGGAGGAGTTCTCGAAGAGCTACCGCGGCACGATCACCGAGCCCGGCAAGGTGAGCCCGTTCGCGTCGCGCAGCGTCGAGGAGAACCTCGACCTCTTCCGCCGGATGAAGGAGGGCGAGTTCAAGGACGGCGAGCGCGTGCTGCGCGCGCGCATCGACATGGCCTCCCCCAACATGAAGATGCGCGACCCGCCGCTCGTCCGCATCAAGCACGCGCACCACTTCCGCACCGGCGACGCGTGGTGCATCTACCCGCTCTACGACTACGCGCACTGCCTCGAGGACTCCTTCGAGGGCGTGACGCACTCGCTCTGCACGCTCGAGTTCGAGAGCGCGCGCGAGCTCTACGACTGGGTCATCCAGGCGACGGAGGTCCCGCACGTCCCGAAGCAGACGGAGTTCGCGCGGCTCAACATCACGTACACGGTGATGAGCAAGCGCAAGCTCCTCCAGCTCGTCGAGCAGAAGCACGTGAGCGGCTGGGACGATCCGCGCATGCCCACCATCGCGGGCCTGCGCCGTCGCGGCGTCACGCCGGAGGCGCTCCGCACCTTCTGCGCGCGCATCGGCGTCGCGAAGAACATCTCCACCGTCGACATCGCGCTCCTCGAGCACACGATCCGCGAGGACCTCGACCGCCGCTCGCCGCGGGTGATGGCGGTGCTGAACCCGGTCGAGCTCGTCGTCGACACGTGGGCGGGCGACACGACCGACGAGCTCGAGGCCGGCTACTGGCCGGCGGGCACCGAGCCGGCGGCGGGGGCGGCGCGCACGGGGAGCCGCACGCTCCCGTTCTCACGCGTCCTCTACGTCGAGCGCGACGACTTCGCGGAGGACCCCCCGAAGGGCTGGCACCGCCTCGCGATCGGCAAGAAGGTGCGCCTCCGCCACGGCTACATCGTGACGTGCACGAGCGTGGAGAAGGACGCGGCAGGCAACGTCGTCCGTATTCACTGCGCGCACGATCCCGACACGCGCGGCGGCACCGCGCGCGCGGGAGAGAAGGTCGACGGCACGATCCACTGGGTCTCGGCCTCGCACGCGGTCGACGTCGACGCGCGCATCTACGATCGCCTCTTCACGGTGGAGAACCCGGGCGACGGCGACGCCGACTTCGTCACGCAGCTGAACCCGAGGTCGCTCACCGTCGTGAAGGCGAAGGCGGAGCCGTCCCTCGCGACCGCGAGGGCAGGGGAGCACTATCAGCTGGAGCGGGTGGGGTTCTTCGTCGTCGACGAAGACACCGCGCAGGGGCCGGTCGCCTTGAACCGCACCGTGGCGCTGAAGGACTCGTGGCAGAAGGTCGTCGCGGCGGCGTCGGCTCCTTCGGGGCGGCCGGCGGCGGCGGCGCCGGCCGCGGGCGCGCCGCGGGCGCCGAAGGAGAGCAAGGTGGCGGAGCTGTCACCGGAGGCGATCGCGCTTCGTGACGCGCACGGTCTCGCGCCGGACATCGCGCGCGCGATCGCGGGCGAGCCGGCGCTGGCGTCGATGTTCCTGGCGGTCGTGGCGACCGCGGAGGGGAAGGCGGCGGCGAAGCCGATCGCGACGATGCTGGCCAACGACGTCCTCGGCGAGCTCCGCGCGAGGAAGCTGGACGCGGTCCCCTTCGGGCCGGCGGCGGCGCTCGAGCTCGCGGCGCTCCTGAAGGAGGGCATCATCTCGAGCGCGCAGACGAAGGAGGTCCTCGCGGTCCTCTTCGTGACGCCGGACAAGACCCCGCGCGCCGTCGTCGCGGAGAAGGGCCTCGCGCAGATCGCGAACGCGGACGCGCTCCTCCCGGTCGTCGACGAGGTCCTCGCCGCGAACGCGGACGCGGTCGGCCGCTACAAGGCGGGCAACGCGAACGTCGTCGGCGCCCTCGTCGGCATGGTCATGAAGAAGAGCGGCGGCCGCGCCAACGCGAAGCTGGTGAAGGAGCTCCTCGAACAGCGCCTCGCCTGA
- a CDS encoding Uma2 family endonuclease, whose amino-acid sequence MGATEYLAWERAQLGKHQLLRGEVFAMAGGSPRHNRLSANVLAALREALRGGPRGPFSSDQKVHVPATGDFVYPDGTVVCGPVVLHPGTTDVIENPRVVVEVLSQGTEKHDRGDKWEDYQSIASLTDYVLVSQRSARLEHFARATNGTWTYRVVGQGARLELTDGTVLVVDDLYEGALDLPGDD is encoded by the coding sequence ATGGGGGCCACTGAATACCTCGCGTGGGAGCGAGCGCAGCTGGGCAAGCATCAGCTCCTTCGCGGAGAGGTCTTCGCGATGGCCGGCGGGAGCCCCCGTCACAACCGGTTGAGCGCGAACGTGCTGGCCGCGCTTCGTGAGGCGCTCCGCGGAGGTCCGCGCGGACCATTTTCGTCGGATCAAAAGGTCCACGTCCCCGCGACGGGGGACTTCGTCTACCCCGACGGTACGGTGGTCTGCGGGCCGGTCGTGCTCCACCCCGGGACGACGGACGTAATCGAGAACCCGCGCGTCGTGGTCGAGGTCCTCTCGCAAGGCACGGAGAAGCACGATCGTGGCGACAAATGGGAGGACTACCAGAGCATCGCGTCGCTCACGGACTACGTCCTCGTCTCGCAGCGGAGCGCGCGGCTCGAACACTTCGCGCGGGCGACCAACGGCACGTGGACCTACCGCGTCGTCGGCCAAGGTGCGCGGCTCGAGCTGACCGACGGGACCGTCCTCGTGGTGGACGATCTCTACGAAGGCGCGCTCGACCTCCCGGGAGACGATTGA
- a CDS encoding M20/M25/M40 family metallo-hydrolase, producing the protein MSDPVAILSKLVAYRSDVVGGEERPIAEHLAELFRGLGPDRGPDEVTVGDVPRPNGKTASWVYARYGAPKVLVNAHLDTVPPNSEWSADPFTPRVADGKLYALGACDTKGAAAAILAALAETQSKPKDVGVLFSGDEEFSSVVMRWFVKSPHREGLERAIVCEPTNLRVGTRHRGFHAFEVTVEGPGGHSSRADTTYAPLARLARLATAFDDWAAQHKGKGPEGFPGMCMNVAKLDGGVAFNVIPPQGRLLASIRVPPGVDSAAIGAELRALQEQLVPEATFTFLRENVPFATRDPASFVELVGDAAKAPIDLGFWTEAALLAQAGVDAVVIGPGDIAQAHGPDEWVPLDELHRAKEMFQRVFAR; encoded by the coding sequence ATGTCGGACCCCGTCGCGATCCTCTCGAAGCTCGTGGCCTACCGCTCGGACGTGGTCGGCGGCGAGGAGCGTCCGATCGCGGAGCACCTCGCGGAGCTGTTCCGCGGGCTCGGACCCGACCGAGGACCCGACGAGGTGACGGTGGGCGACGTCCCCCGTCCGAACGGGAAGACCGCGTCGTGGGTCTACGCGCGTTATGGAGCGCCGAAGGTCCTCGTCAACGCGCACCTCGACACCGTGCCCCCGAACAGCGAGTGGAGCGCCGACCCGTTCACGCCGCGCGTCGCCGACGGCAAGCTCTACGCGCTCGGCGCGTGCGACACGAAGGGCGCGGCGGCGGCGATCCTCGCCGCCCTCGCCGAGACGCAGTCGAAGCCGAAGGACGTGGGCGTGCTCTTCTCCGGCGACGAGGAGTTCAGCAGCGTCGTGATGCGTTGGTTCGTGAAGAGCCCGCATCGCGAAGGGCTCGAGCGCGCGATCGTGTGCGAGCCGACGAACCTCCGCGTCGGCACGCGGCACCGCGGCTTCCACGCGTTCGAGGTCACGGTGGAGGGACCGGGCGGCCACTCGTCGCGCGCGGACACGACCTACGCGCCGCTCGCGCGCCTCGCGCGCCTCGCGACGGCGTTCGACGACTGGGCCGCGCAGCACAAAGGAAAGGGCCCGGAGGGCTTCCCCGGCATGTGCATGAACGTCGCGAAGCTCGACGGCGGCGTCGCCTTCAACGTGATCCCGCCGCAAGGCCGCCTCCTCGCGTCGATCCGCGTGCCGCCGGGCGTCGACTCCGCCGCGATCGGCGCGGAGCTCCGCGCGCTCCAAGAGCAGCTCGTGCCGGAGGCCACGTTCACGTTCCTGCGCGAGAACGTCCCCTTCGCGACGCGCGACCCTGCGTCGTTCGTCGAGCTCGTCGGCGACGCGGCGAAGGCGCCGATCGACCTCGGCTTCTGGACCGAGGCCGCCCTCCTCGCGCAGGCCGGCGTCGACGCCGTCGTGATCGGCCCCGGCGACATCGCGCAGGCCCACGGCCCCGACGAGTGGGTCCCGCTCGACGAGCTCCATCGCGCGAAGGAGATGTTCCAGCGCGTCTTCGCGCGTTAG
- a CDS encoding PcfJ domain-containing protein: MKSLRHLREARKRVLDAAVRAALRRATRVGPRVVAAFQHLLATVQERTTILSPRSVATDRSRALVDALLAMAVHRWDWRRPVGAWTPPETRSDARVLASLAEHLFASFPVPRFMTAAWLGGHRARREQRWYIRLGAGESVRAIDFPLRPSRRMAHALRGAPDDLSIMAALRWAQVRGLNGSPELARAVAMTRLGRESGDEGFIAHVVAFLVAQGDLDRVLVDRLVEFFHERRSARTSTSLAGTWPPNTDPRADVALCGLGSKTRDRILRGWGGRAVAPRPRSSGLSWKPAPFGGLVWLRADGTDARLRAWRIRELRTSDELREEGLAMRHCVATYAPKCAFGGSSIWSMTVEEHGERLRAVTIEVNRDRREICQVKGPANKPPKKRALEVLRRWVEEQGLTLSRSLARG; the protein is encoded by the coding sequence ATGAAGAGTCTTCGTCACCTTCGGGAGGCCCGGAAGCGGGTCCTCGACGCCGCGGTCCGCGCGGCGCTGCGGCGGGCGACGCGGGTGGGTCCGCGCGTCGTCGCTGCATTTCAGCATCTGCTCGCGACCGTCCAGGAGCGTACGACCATCCTCTCGCCGCGCAGCGTGGCGACGGATCGATCGCGCGCGCTCGTCGACGCGCTCCTCGCGATGGCCGTCCATCGCTGGGACTGGCGACGACCCGTCGGCGCGTGGACGCCGCCGGAGACGCGCTCCGACGCGCGGGTCCTCGCGTCGCTCGCGGAGCACCTCTTCGCGTCGTTTCCGGTCCCGCGGTTCATGACGGCGGCGTGGCTCGGCGGGCATCGCGCGCGCCGGGAGCAGCGCTGGTACATCCGCCTCGGCGCGGGGGAGAGCGTGCGCGCGATCGACTTCCCGCTGCGCCCGAGCCGCCGCATGGCGCACGCTCTTCGCGGTGCGCCCGACGATCTGTCGATCATGGCCGCGCTCCGCTGGGCGCAGGTGCGCGGCCTGAACGGCTCGCCCGAGCTCGCGCGCGCGGTCGCGATGACGCGCCTCGGTCGCGAGAGCGGCGACGAGGGCTTCATCGCCCACGTCGTCGCGTTCCTCGTCGCGCAAGGAGACCTCGATCGCGTGCTCGTCGACCGGCTCGTGGAGTTCTTCCACGAACGGAGGAGCGCCCGGACGTCGACGTCGCTCGCCGGGACATGGCCGCCGAACACGGATCCGCGCGCCGACGTCGCGCTGTGCGGGCTGGGCTCGAAGACGCGCGACCGCATCCTCCGCGGGTGGGGCGGCCGCGCGGTCGCGCCGCGCCCGCGGTCGAGCGGGCTCTCGTGGAAGCCCGCGCCGTTCGGCGGCCTCGTGTGGCTCCGCGCCGACGGGACGGACGCCCGGCTTCGCGCGTGGCGTATCCGAGAGCTCCGCACGAGCGACGAGCTCCGCGAGGAGGGCCTCGCGATGCGTCACTGCGTGGCGACGTACGCTCCGAAGTGCGCGTTCGGAGGCAGCTCGATCTGGTCGATGACGGTGGAGGAGCACGGCGAGCGCCTCCGCGCCGTCACGATCGAGGTGAACCGCGACCGCCGCGAGATCTGCCAGGTGAAGGGCCCCGCGAACAAGCCGCCGAAGAAGCGCGCCCTCGAGGTCCTCCGCCGCTGGGTCGAAGAGCAAGGCCTGACCTTGAGTCGCTCGCTCGCGCGCGGCTAA
- a CDS encoding restriction endonuclease yields the protein MTFTEAAAEVLRIAGKPLHYKEITELAIEKNLLSHVGKSPEVTMGARLAALLKKEDKENPIVRVKPGVFALREWDGKKGKKKVEAAEAEAEEAADVEVNALELEARTMGEPDDEDDEPIEVSGEDALRADLAASAAEMFDDEDDDDQPIFSSSPNSEEPRTQGGADARGAAGDDGNRRRRRRRRRRGGRDNVEDRASSPRLEGDRNGSNGERIQPTAILSVEGDSSIDTSRDPLAPAPRPMIRDRQQIMAGGAPTGIDIPPGEQDELSGRELADATVMILSGFDRAQGPVQVRSVVDALIRRGRLGGDSMLAAAQLTASLRADNLRRSANGQRPRFRFGQGPRVALTDWTLSTDLVRLEAEAIGAIERYREASRRMMLRKLQELPGHALIELVLLGLERVGMTNLRTVRRAGAPGGEAHFAATHKTGTDEIKTAIVVRKDGREVGRERVSDLRGALHHYGPASAGWLITTGQVLSGAREESGAPAAPIALFDGVALCRLLEENDVGVLRTRLTTAIPDLELYETLRGGG from the coding sequence CTCCTCTCCCACGTGGGCAAGAGCCCCGAGGTCACGATGGGCGCCCGCCTCGCCGCGCTCCTCAAGAAGGAGGACAAGGAGAACCCGATCGTTCGCGTGAAGCCGGGCGTCTTCGCCCTCCGCGAGTGGGACGGGAAGAAGGGGAAGAAGAAGGTCGAGGCGGCCGAGGCCGAGGCCGAGGAGGCCGCCGACGTCGAGGTGAACGCGCTCGAGCTCGAGGCCCGCACGATGGGCGAGCCGGACGACGAGGACGACGAGCCGATCGAGGTCTCCGGCGAAGACGCGCTCCGCGCCGATCTCGCGGCGAGCGCGGCGGAGATGTTCGACGACGAAGACGACGACGATCAGCCGATCTTCTCCTCGTCCCCGAACAGCGAGGAGCCGCGCACGCAGGGCGGCGCCGACGCGCGCGGCGCCGCGGGCGACGACGGCAACCGCCGACGCCGACGCCGCCGACGCCGACGCGGCGGACGCGACAACGTCGAGGACCGCGCGTCCTCGCCGCGCCTCGAGGGAGATCGCAACGGCAGCAACGGAGAGCGGATCCAGCCGACCGCGATCCTCTCGGTCGAGGGTGACTCGTCGATCGACACGTCGCGCGATCCGCTCGCGCCCGCGCCGCGCCCGATGATCCGCGACCGCCAGCAGATCATGGCCGGCGGCGCGCCGACGGGGATCGACATCCCGCCGGGCGAGCAGGACGAGCTGTCCGGCCGCGAGCTCGCGGACGCGACGGTGATGATCCTCTCGGGCTTCGATCGCGCGCAGGGTCCGGTCCAGGTCCGCAGCGTCGTCGACGCGCTGATCCGTCGCGGTCGCCTCGGCGGCGACTCGATGCTCGCCGCCGCGCAGCTGACCGCCTCGCTCCGCGCCGACAACCTTCGCCGCAGCGCGAACGGGCAGCGCCCGCGCTTCCGCTTCGGCCAGGGACCGCGCGTCGCGCTCACCGACTGGACGCTGTCGACCGACCTCGTCCGCCTCGAGGCGGAGGCGATCGGCGCGATCGAGCGCTACCGCGAGGCCTCGCGTCGCATGATGCTCCGCAAGCTCCAGGAGCTCCCGGGTCACGCGCTCATCGAGCTCGTGCTCCTCGGGCTCGAGCGCGTCGGCATGACGAACCTCCGCACCGTGCGCCGCGCCGGCGCGCCCGGCGGCGAGGCCCACTTCGCCGCGACGCACAAGACGGGCACCGACGAGATCAAGACCGCCATCGTCGTCCGTAAGGACGGGCGCGAGGTCGGCCGCGAGCGCGTGAGCGATCTCCGCGGCGCGCTCCACCACTACGGCCCCGCGTCCGCGGGCTGGCTCATCACCACCGGCCAGGTGCTCTCCGGCGCGCGCGAGGAGTCGGGCGCGCCGGCCGCGCCGATCGCGCTCTTCGACGGCGTCGCGCTCTGCCGCCTGCTCGAGGAGAACGACGTCGGCGTCCTCCGCACGCGCCTCACCACCGCCATCCCGGACCTCGAGCTCTACGAGACGCTCCGCGGCGGCGGCTGA